The Tautonia plasticadhaerens nucleotide sequence ACCAGGACTGGACCTTGGTCTTCCTCGCCTTGATCGCCTCCATCGCCCGGGGCCCGAAGGACACGGGGGCCAGGCCCGGCGGGCAGCTCAGGCACTTCTGGGTGCCGGAGTAGACCGCGTCGACGTCCCAGCCGTCGACCTCGACCGGGACCCCGGCGAGGGAGGTGACGGCGTCGATGGCCAGCAGGGCGCCGTTCTCGTGGGCGATCCGGGCGATCTCGTCGACCGGCTGCAACGCCCCCGTGGAGGTCTCCGCGTGGACGATGCCGACGAGCTTGGGGCGATGCGCCTTGATGGCCGCCTCGACCTCGGAGGGGTCGAAGACCTCCCCCCAGGGGCGGTCGATCCGGGAGACCTCGGCCCCGCATCGCCCGGCGACGTCGACCATCCGGCCGCCGAAGACGCCGTTGACACAGACGAGCATCCGGTCGCCGGGCTCGACGAGGTTGGCGACCACGGCCTCCATGCCCGCCGAGCCGGTCCCGGAGACGGCCAGGGTCATCGGGTTCTCGGTTCGGAAGACCCGGCGGAGCATCCCCTGCATCTCGTCCATCAGCGCGACGAACTCGGGGTCGAGGTGCCCGACCGGGGGCATCCCCAGGGCCGAGAGGACCCGGGGGGGCACGTTCGACGGCCCGGGGCCGAGCAGGACCCGGGGGGAGGGATCCAGGGGCTTCGAGGCGGGCGTGGTCACGGCGATGTCCCTTCAGGAATTGCGAGGGCGGGCGTTCGGGTCGGGGATCGGAAGATGAAGGAGGCCGGAGGGTCGATGCCGGATGATCGAGGTCGATCCCCGGCCGCGCCGCCCCCGAGGCCGCGCCATCGAGCTTCGGCCATCCGGTCCCGATCGAGGGCGGCGCGTCGGCCCCGGCCCGCCGATCAATCCTCGTCCGGGTCGGTGTCCCGGAGTCGGGTCCGGAGCTTGAATTCCCCCTTGTCCTTCTCCCGGTCCTTGCGCTTTCGGGGCGAGGAGAAGTCCCGGACCAGGGCGCTGATCGCCTTGAACTCGGGGCGTTCGGCGGTCTCGGCCCATTCGAAGAGGACCGCCTCGGTGGTGGAGACGACCACCCCGGCGCGTTCCATCCGGCGGAGGGCGACGTCCCAGTCGATCTTGCCCCGGGAGGCGACGGCGTCGGCCGGCACCTGGACGTGGAAGCCGCGGTCGATCAGCTCCAGGGCGGTCTGGGAGACGCAGACGTGGGCCTCGATGCCGGTGAGGGTCAGGTGCCTCACGTCCCGGGCCCGGAACTGCTCCACGATTCCCGGCGCCCCGCAGCAGTGGAAGGTCAGCTTGGCGAGCCGGTCGGGCAGCAGGTCGGCCACCTCCGGGGTGGTCGGCCCGAGCCCCTTGGGGTACTGCTCGGTCGCCCAGACGGGGATCGAGAGCAGCTGCGCCGCCTTGATCAGCCGGACGGCGTTGGCGACGACGAGGTCGCCGTACCGGATCGGCTCCAGGATCCGGGACTGGAGGTCGACGACGAGAAGGCCGCCCTCTCGGGCGGTCAGGCGGTCGGGAGAGGACATGGCCGGACCTCGGCGGTCGATCGATCGGGATGGGGCCGATGCTACGCCCCCCGGGACGGGGGTGTCAAGCGTCGGGGAAGCCGGGGGGAGGGCCGGGGCTGGGGTGGGGGGGCGGGGACGGGATGGGTCGGGCCGGGGGGGACTCCGCCCCGACGCATCCCGCCCCCACCCCCCACGATCCGGGTCGTCCCGGGGGACGCGTCGGGATCTCCCCCTCGGGACCCTCGGTGCCTTGTCCGGCGCCGACCGCCTCGGTTAGGATGGCCCTGGGATCCGGGCGCCGGGCCGCGTCCGGGAGCGCCCGGTGTCGAACCGCTCGAGCCTCGGCGCCGAGGAGGTCGTCTCGCGTGTCCGAGAAGCCGCGTGTCTTGGTCATCGATCGCGACTCCGACCCCGCGCCGCCGGCCCGCCTCCCGCTCGACGACTCCTGCGAGGTCGTCCGGGCCCGAACCATGGCCCGGGCCCTGCACCTGCTCCGCGACCAGCGGTTCGACGCCGTCTTCGTCTCGGCCGCCCAGCTCTCCTCGCTGCACTGGGCGGGGATGCTGATCCAGTCCGACGAGATCCTGGAGGCGATCGCCGACGGCGTGGCCGTGGTCGAGCCGGGGACGCAGCGGATCCTCTGGTACAATCCCGAGTTCCGCAACCTCGCGTCGATCGACTCCGACCCGATCGATCGGCCCTTCTTCGAGGTGCTCGACCACCCCGAGCGCTGCGAGCCGGACCTCTGCGCCTTCTCGCAGGCCGAGCGGACGAAGCACCCGGCCGGGTGCATCCTCAAGCTGGGCACGGGCAATTTCTTCCGGCTCAACGTCACGCCGATCCTGGACGCCTCCGGGGGGCTCCAGTCGCTGATCGCCCTGACCCGGGACATCACCGACGAGGTGCTCCAGGAGCAGAAGGTCCGGGCCATCAACAAGGCCGGCGAGGAGCTGGCCGACCTGACCCCCGAGGAGCTGGGGGACCTCCGGGTCAGCGAGCGGATCGACCTGCTGAAGTACAACATCGTCCGCCACATGCGCGACCTGCTCGGGCTGGACTTCATCGAGATCCGGCTGCTCCGCCCCTCCGGACGGCTCGACCCGCTGCTGACCGAGGGGATGACCCCCCTGGCGGCCGACCGGCAGCTGTACGCCTCGGAGGCCGACAACGGGGTGACCGGCTTCGTCGCCGCCACCGGCAAGGGGTATCTCTGTTCCGACACGACCCGGGACCCGAGGTACCTGGAGGGGGCCGCCGACTCCCGGAGCTCGCTGACGGTCCCCCTGGTCCGGCACGGCACGGTGATCGGCACCCTGAACGTCGAGAGCCCCAAGCCCAACGCCTTCGACCTCCGGGACCAGCAGTACCTGGAGATCTACGCCCGGAACATCGCCTCGGCCCTGACGACCCTGGAGCTGCTGGAGGCGGAGAAGGTAAGCACGGCGACCGCCTCGGTGGAGGCGATCGCCCGGGAGCTGGCCCTGCCGCTGGACGACATCCTCGGCGACGCCACCACGGCGCTGGACCGCTACGCCGGCCACGACGAGGACATCGTCAACCGCCTCCGCCACCTGCTGGAGCGGGCCCGGGAGATCCGGGGCCTGGTCCGCCGGGCCGGGGCGACGGTCCTCCCGGAGAACTCCCGGAACTCCCGGCCCCCGAAACGCCTGGCCGACGCCCGGGTGCTGGTCGTCGACGCCGACGAGGCGATCCGGGGGGCGGCCCACCAGCTGCTGGAGCAGCAGGGGGCGACCGTCGAGACCGCCCGGGACGCCCAGGAGGCGATCGCCCTGGCCCGGCAGACCCCCTACGACGCGGCCCTGCTGGACATCCGACTGCCGGACCTCGACGGCTACGAGGCCTTCCGACGGATCCTGGAGGTCCAGCCGGGGGTCCCGGTGATCCTGATGACCGGGTTCGGCTACGACCCCACCCACTCGATCGTCAAGGCCCGCAAGGAGGGCCTGCGGACGGTGCTCTACAAGCCCTTCCACGTCGAGCGGCTGATCGACGCCGTCGAGCAGGCGATCCGGGCCCCCGCCGCCACCCCCGGCCCCGACGGCTTCCCGCCCGCCCCCCCCCTCGACCGCCCCGAGCCCTGACCCGCCGACGCCCGGGGCCGTCGCCCCCCCCGGGCGCGTGTCCCGACCCGACCCCGAGGACGACCATGATCGACTGGCCGATGCTCGCCGCGATCGCGCTGGGCCATTTCTGCCTCGCCGTGCTGATGGTCAACGTGCTGCACGGCGTGGGGATCCCCGAGGGGAACCCGACCCGGGTGGTCAAGCTGATCGGCGTCTCGTTCCTCGGCTCGGTGTCGGTCGGGTTGGCGATGCTGGTGCTCGATCGGCCCTGGGGCGACTGGCCGGCCGTCGCCCGGCTGTATGCCGGGCTCTGCCTCCTGGTGGGGGCCGTCGGCCTGCCGATCGTCACGGTGTCGAGGCGGTTCCGGCGGCTCCCGACGGGCGTCTCGGGCACGTCGACCCGGGTCGACCTGACCGACTCGATCCCGAAGGACGAGCTGATCGGCCCCGCCTGGGATTCCTTCTGGCTCCGGATCCCCGGGAACGAGTGCTTCCGGCTCGACCTGACCGACTGGGAGCTGGGCCGCCCCCGGCTGCCGGGCCCGCTGGACGGCCTCCGGATCCTCCACCTGACGGATCTGCACCTGACCCCCGCCTATTCCGACCGCTTCTTCGAGGCGATGCTGGCGCAGGCCGAGGGGTTCGAGGCCGACCTCGTCGCCTTCACCGGCGACCTCGTCGACGACGAGGCGATGCTCGACCGGGTCGGGCCGCTTCTCTCCCGATTCCGGGGCCGGCTGGGCCAGTACGCCGTGCTGGGCAACCACGACCACCGGACCGCACCGGTCGGCGCGGCCGAGGCGCTCCGGTCGGCCGGGTTCTCGGTGGTCGAGGCGTCCTGGACCGCGATCGAGGTCGACGGCGCCCGGCTGGCCGTCGGCGGCACCTCCGCCCCCTGGGGCCCGCTCCCCGACCCGGCCGCCACCCCCGAGGCCGACGTCCGGCTGCTGCTGAGCCACTCGCCCGACACCCTCGGCTGGGCGTCCCGCCGGGGGGTGGACCTCGTCCTCTCCGGCCACACACACGGCGGCCAGTACCGCCTGCCGGTCGTCGGGTCGGTGATCCTCCCCAGCCGGTACAGCAGGCGGTACGACTGCGGCTTCTTCCGGCTGGGGCCGACCTTGCTCTACGTCTCCCGGGGGATCGCCGCCCAGCACCCGATCCGGGTCAACTGCCCGCCCGAGATCTCCCGGTTCACCCTCCGCACCGCCGCCGCCCTCCCGGCCGTGCCCGGGGCCCACCGGGCCGCCCGGACGCCGGCGGCGGTGCCGAACTCGACGGCCCGGCATCAGATGTAGACGCGTCGGTTGTAGATGTACCACTCGAACAGGACCACCCCCAGGGCCCCCAGCGCGACCCACCACCAGCGGTCCAGCCGGGCCGGGCGCGACTGCCGGGTGCCGGCCACCTCGGTGTAGCCGATCTTGATGAGGTAGGGCTCGGCCGCCCGGCCCGTCACCCCCTCGGGGGGGATGCCCCGGGGGGCGAGGTCGCTCTCCCGGGCGTCGAAGAGGTTGACCGCGAAGACCGTGCGGTTGGTCGCCTCGCCGTCGGCGGACTCCCAGGAGACCCGGTAGAGGCCCGGCTCGTCGGCGCCGTTGAAGACGAACGTGCCGAGGTCGGAGCGCCGGACGTCGACCTCGGGCCCCTCGGGCGGGTCGATGGTGACGCGCTCGGCGGTGGCGTCGGCCCGGAGGACGACCGGCTGGCCCGGCCGGTGGGCCTCCTCGCCCAGCGCCTCCTGGACGTTGCCGAGGAAGCGCAGGGTGTTGTAGAGGAAGACCGGGAAGCTGAGCTTGGTGTGCCAGTCGGTGTTCAGCTGGTCGCCCTCCCGGTAGATCGAGAAGCCGATGACCGCGTCGGAGTAGCCGTCCCTCGGGGAGATGAAGGCCAGCGGCCCCTTGTCGCTCTCGACCAGCGTTGTGGAGCCGGGGGGGGGCTCGGCGATCAGGGCGTCCCGGATCAGGACCAGGGGGAGATCCCGGACGTACTGGAGCATCGGGTGGGCGATGTCCCAGTCGAGCACAATCGGCGCCTCGACGGCCTCGGCCGCCTCGAACGCCTCGCCGGGGGGCATGACGCCGAGGTAAAGGGCGTTGCTGGCCGGGGGTTCCTCGGGGGCGACCCGGTCGAAGACGACCAGGTCGTAGAGCCCGGCGATCAGGGCACGCCGGACGTCGTCATTCTCCAGCTCGGAGGGGCGGATCTCGATGACCTCGGCGGCGTCCCCGGCGGTGGCGGTGGTCAGGGCGTTGAGCAGGTAGCGGTTCCGCTCGGTGACCACGAGCACCCGGGCCGTCCGGGGGCGGCCGACGGCGGCGAAGGCGCGGTCGTCCTGGTCGAGCTCGTCCTCGACGTCGAGCCGGACCTCCAGGCCGACGGCGCCGGGGTCGGGCACGTCGAACTTGAAGGCCCGGGTCGACCGGGCCGGCAGCGAGACCTCGGCCGCGTCGATGAGGCGCCCGTCGCCGATCGGCGCGTCGAGCGGGTGGAGGTAGAGCCGGGCGGTGGTGACGACCGGCTCATCCCGGTAGTTCCGGGCCCGGCCGAAGAGCTGGATCAGGTCGGGCCGCTCCTCGTTCCGGGCGGTCTGCAACGCGAGCACGGCGACGTTGTCCGACGGGGGCGTATTCGTCCCGTCCCCGGCCCCGGGATCGGCCCCCTCTCCGGCCTCGGCCTCGGCCTCGGCGGGGGCCGATGCCGGGGCCGCCCCCTCGGAGGGGCGGCCGAGGACGACGATCTCGGGGACGAGGTTGCCGAGGCTGAAGCCCTCGACGTCGGGGAAGCCGCCGTCGGTGTAGATCATCAGCCGGGGGGCCTGGACCTCGGAGGCGACCTCCCCCTCGCCGAATTGCTTCGAGGGGTTGGCCAGGCCGGCGGCCACCTGGAGCGCCTCCCGGAGCGAGGTGCCCGTGCGGGACGGGCGGATGGCGGCGATCCGCTCGCGGAGCTGGGCCTTGTTGCCCGTGTAGGTGGAGGCGACCCGGGCGGAGTCGGAGAAGGCGATGACCATGGCCAGGTCGTTCGAGCCCATCGAGTCGACCAGGTCGAGCGCCCGGCCCTTGGCCTGCTCCAGGCGGGTCGGCCGGACGTCGGTGGCGGACATGCTCGCCGAGTTGTCGACGGCGATCACGAAGCGCTGGCCGACCCGGGCGCTGCCCTTCACCTGGGGGCCGAGCAGGGCGAGCAGCACCAGCAGGGCGGCGAGCAGCTGCAGGAACAGCAGCAGGTTCTTCCTCAGCCGCTGGAAGAGGCTGTTGACGTGCAGATCCTCGATG carries:
- a CDS encoding metallophosphoesterase yields the protein MIDWPMLAAIALGHFCLAVLMVNVLHGVGIPEGNPTRVVKLIGVSFLGSVSVGLAMLVLDRPWGDWPAVARLYAGLCLLVGAVGLPIVTVSRRFRRLPTGVSGTSTRVDLTDSIPKDELIGPAWDSFWLRIPGNECFRLDLTDWELGRPRLPGPLDGLRILHLTDLHLTPAYSDRFFEAMLAQAEGFEADLVAFTGDLVDDEAMLDRVGPLLSRFRGRLGQYAVLGNHDHRTAPVGAAEALRSAGFSVVEASWTAIEVDGARLAVGGTSAPWGPLPDPAATPEADVRLLLSHSPDTLGWASRRGVDLVLSGHTHGGQYRLPVVGSVILPSRYSRRYDCGFFRLGPTLLYVSRGIAAQHPIRVNCPPEISRFTLRTAAALPAVPGAHRAARTPAAVPNSTARHQM
- a CDS encoding pyridoxal-phosphate-dependent aminotransferase family protein, whose amino-acid sequence is MTTPASKPLDPSPRVLLGPGPSNVPPRVLSALGMPPVGHLDPEFVALMDEMQGMLRRVFRTENPMTLAVSGTGSAGMEAVVANLVEPGDRMLVCVNGVFGGRMVDVAGRCGAEVSRIDRPWGEVFDPSEVEAAIKAHRPKLVGIVHAETSTGALQPVDEIARIAHENGALLAIDAVTSLAGVPVEVDGWDVDAVYSGTQKCLSCPPGLAPVSFGPRAMEAIKARKTKVQSWYLDMTLIGRYWGSDRLYHHTAPINMNYALREALAIVLEEGLDARFARHLLNAQALAAGLKAMGIDYVPAEGHRLPQLNCVTIPEGVDDLAVRKRLLSEWNVEIGGGLGDLKGKAWRIGLMGYGSRRESVTLVLSALETCLRDAGAPVEPGAALASSAEVYAGSPAASTA
- a CDS encoding response regulator, which gives rise to MSEKPRVLVIDRDSDPAPPARLPLDDSCEVVRARTMARALHLLRDQRFDAVFVSAAQLSSLHWAGMLIQSDEILEAIADGVAVVEPGTQRILWYNPEFRNLASIDSDPIDRPFFEVLDHPERCEPDLCAFSQAERTKHPAGCILKLGTGNFFRLNVTPILDASGGLQSLIALTRDITDEVLQEQKVRAINKAGEELADLTPEELGDLRVSERIDLLKYNIVRHMRDLLGLDFIEIRLLRPSGRLDPLLTEGMTPLAADRQLYASEADNGVTGFVAATGKGYLCSDTTRDPRYLEGAADSRSSLTVPLVRHGTVIGTLNVESPKPNAFDLRDQQYLEIYARNIASALTTLELLEAEKVSTATASVEAIARELALPLDDILGDATTALDRYAGHDEDIVNRLRHLLERAREIRGLVRRAGATVLPENSRNSRPPKRLADARVLVVDADEAIRGAAHQLLEQQGATVETARDAQEAIALARQTPYDAALLDIRLPDLDGYEAFRRILEVQPGVPVILMTGFGYDPTHSIVKARKEGLRTVLYKPFHVERLIDAVEQAIRAPAATPGPDGFPPAPPLDRPEP
- a CDS encoding vWA domain-containing protein — protein: MLPVPLAQSNPLGGLNLQFDPPVPWFSSWGPVFWSVLAGVPVTIILLYFLKLRRKPVQVPSTFLWRRSIEDLHVNSLFQRLRKNLLLFLQLLAALLVLLALLGPQVKGSARVGQRFVIAVDNSASMSATDVRPTRLEQAKGRALDLVDSMGSNDLAMVIAFSDSARVASTYTGNKAQLRERIAAIRPSRTGTSLREALQVAAGLANPSKQFGEGEVASEVQAPRLMIYTDGGFPDVEGFSLGNLVPEIVVLGRPSEGAAPASAPAEAEAEAGEGADPGAGDGTNTPPSDNVAVLALQTARNEERPDLIQLFGRARNYRDEPVVTTARLYLHPLDAPIGDGRLIDAAEVSLPARSTRAFKFDVPDPGAVGLEVRLDVEDELDQDDRAFAAVGRPRTARVLVVTERNRYLLNALTTATAGDAAEVIEIRPSELENDDVRRALIAGLYDLVVFDRVAPEEPPASNALYLGVMPPGEAFEAAEAVEAPIVLDWDIAHPMLQYVRDLPLVLIRDALIAEPPPGSTTLVESDKGPLAFISPRDGYSDAVIGFSIYREGDQLNTDWHTKLSFPVFLYNTLRFLGNVQEALGEEAHRPGQPVVLRADATAERVTIDPPEGPEVDVRRSDLGTFVFNGADEPGLYRVSWESADGEATNRTVFAVNLFDARESDLAPRGIPPEGVTGRAAEPYLIKIGYTEVAGTRQSRPARLDRWWWVALGALGVVLFEWYIYNRRVYI
- a CDS encoding hydrolase translates to MSSPDRLTAREGGLLVVDLQSRILEPIRYGDLVVANAVRLIKAAQLLSIPVWATEQYPKGLGPTTPEVADLLPDRLAKLTFHCCGAPGIVEQFRARDVRHLTLTGIEAHVCVSQTALELIDRGFHVQVPADAVASRGKIDWDVALRRMERAGVVVSTTEAVLFEWAETAERPEFKAISALVRDFSSPRKRKDREKDKGEFKLRTRLRDTDPDED